In a single window of the Nicotiana tomentosiformis chromosome 8, ASM39032v3, whole genome shotgun sequence genome:
- the LOC104094542 gene encoding BTB/POZ domain-containing protein At5g41330 has protein sequence MPPFAGSNPLSYSFSRNSIDSASNIITIDVGGQLFQTTKQTLKQSGSKSLLSEITNFDIGVIPFIDRDPEIFSILLSLLRTGNLPSKAKTFDIQDLIFESQFYGVEHLLLNSQSNPSQFEPFDLEKSVILPLSGRDSPTAISTTQLGSVQVAHGCKITSFDWSLKRKSTILTQFAGIDSMLSLSPSIVAAGATDFSGLQIIDVSKGFVKETLNWENVTKSGSTVQAIGSSKDFLFTSFESSRRNSNCIMIYDLNDSFRPVAEIGHYEIFGAELDSAIPATKLSWISSHNLLMAAGSHSGPSGVRGNIRFWDIRSGNVVWEIKENVDCFSDCTVSDDLSAILKVGVHSGEVFISDLRNIGGENSWTCLGDQRKVTNGKKEGFGCKIESHGNQVFCSKGGNLELWSEVLIGNSIKDRVFRKNSMGRAKDICGNKITHFSFGGNKMFVTRKDQQYVEVWQSSVRGF, from the coding sequence ATGCCACCTTTTGCTGGATCTAATCCTCTTTCTTATAGTTTTTCAAGAAACTCCATTGATTCAGCTTCAAATATTATCACCATTGATGTTGGAGGTCAGCTTTTTCAAACAACCAAACAGACCTTAAAGCAATCAGGTTCAAAATCCCTTCTTTCTGAAATTACCAATTTTGATATTGGTGTCATTCCTTTTATTGATAGAGACCCTGAAATTTTCTCTATTTTACTTTCCCTTTTAAGAACTGGAAATTTACCCTCAAAAGCTAAAACCTTTGATATTCAAGATTTGATTTTTGAATCTCAGTTCTATGGTGTAGAACACCTTTTGTTGAATTCTCAATCAAACCCATCTCAGTTTGAGCCTTTTGATCTTGAAAAATCTGTTATTTTGCCTTTAAGTGGTAGGGATTCACCTACTGCTATTTCCACAACTCAACTTGGTTCAGTTCAAGTTGCTCATGGTTGTAAAATAACTTCATTTGATTGGTCACTTAAGAGAAAATCCACTATTTTGACTCAATTTGCTGGAATTGATTCTATGTTATCTTTGTCCCCTAGTATTGTAGCAGCTGGTGCTACTGACTTTTCAGGATTACAAATTATTGATGTTAGTAAAGGGTTTGTTAAGGAGACATTAAATTGGGAAAATGTGACTAAATCTGGTTCAACAGTACAAGCAATtggatcctcaaaagatttcttGTTTACTAGTTTTGAATCAAGTAGGAGAAATTCTAACTGCATTATGATATATGATCTTAATGATAGTTTTAGGCCCGTTGCTGAGATTGGACATTATGAAATATTTGGTGCTGAATTGGATTCAGCAATTCCAGCTACTAAATTGAGTTGGATTTCTAGTCATAACTTGTTAATGGCGGCTGGATCGCATAGCGGACCTTCTGGTGTAAGGGGGAATATTAGATTTTGGGATATAAGGTCAGGTAATGTAGTGTGGGAGATAAAGGAAAATGTTGATTGTTTCTCTGATTGTACAGTTTCGGATGATCTTTCCGCCATTTTGAAAGTTGGCGTGCATTCGGGTGAAGTTTTCATTTCTGATTTGAGGAATATTGGTGGTGAGAATTCTTGGACTTGTCTTGGTGATCAAAGAAAGGTAACAAATGGTAAAAAAGAAGGTTTTGGTTGTAAGATTGAGAGTCATGGAAATCAAGTATTTTGTAGTAAAGGAGGAAATCTTGAATTGTGGTCAGAGGTTTTGATTGGTAATTCTATAAAAGATAGAGTCTTTAGGAAAAACTCAATGGGAAGAGCAAAAGATATTTGTGGTAATAAGATAACACACTTCAGTTTTGGAGGGAACAAAATGTTTGTTACAAGAAAAGATCAGCAATATGTTGAAGTTTGGCAGAGTTCAGTAAGGGGATTTTAG